The genome window CGAGAACAACGAGTCGGTGCAGAGTGGCGCGGTCTTTACCGGTTCGATCACTGGGGGCACCCTCACGGTCTCTGCGGTGGAGTCCGGAACGCTTGCCGTCGGCCAGACGGTGGTTGGCACCGGCGTCAAGCAAAGCACCTTGATCACGGCGCTCGGCTCCGCGACCGGCGGCGTCGGCACCTACGCGGTCAGCATCAGCCAGACCGTGGCATCGACAGACATGACGGCGGCGGTCGGCGGTGTGCCGCTTGGCAAAAACTCGCTCTACATCGGCGTTACCGGGGGTGAGGCGCAAGCAGTGGGCGCGGCCATTTGGGGGAAGAAAAGTCCTGGCTGCAATTACAACGGCGACACCACGTTCACCTACACGGATCCGGGTCCGACTGGCTACCCGTACAGCCCGCCATTGCCGACATACACCGGCAAGTTCCAGACCCTGAAGAACACGCCGATCTGGTTCTCGATCGCGATGCAGAACAACGCCAACGTTCCGTCGGATGCGATCGCGCAGGTGCAGGCGGCAATCATCGCCGCATTCACTGGGGCGGACGGCGGGACGCGCGCACGAGTCGGCTCGTGGATCTTCGCGAGTCGCTTCTACGGAAGCATCGCCGCGCTCGGCACGTGGGCTCTGATCTATTCGATTGAGCTCGGCGTCGGTGTTGCCGATCAGAACGCGGTGCTGATGCAGATCGACCAGGAGCCGACAACAGCCGCGACCAACATCTCGGTGGTGTTCACCTGACATGGAAAATCTCATCGACACGAAGCTGTCGCAGTACGCGAACAGCCCAAAAATGATGTCGCTGATCGCGTCGCTCAATGATGCGATCGATCCAGCGGCTGACATCGATGCGTTCTACGAGATGGTGTGGAACATCGACACTGCGCAGGGATATGGCCTTCAAGTGTGGGGGCGCATCGTCGGCGTGTCCGATGTGTTGACGGTGGCCGGTGGTAAGACGCTCGGCTTTGATGAAGCCGGTACCGACTCGGCGGATCCATTTGGTCAGTCTCCGTTTTATTCGGGCGAGCCAACTACATCGAATTACGTACTGGCGCCGGACGCTTTTCGGCAACTGATCCTGATCAAGGCGCTTGCCAACGTCAGCAACTGCTCGATCGCGACCTACAACCTGATTCTCATGCAGCTCTTCGCGGGCCGCGGCAACGCCTATGTCACCGACACCGGCGAAATGAGCGCGCGGCTCACGTTTGAATTCCTTTTGTCCGATGTCGAGATAGCGATCTTGAAACAGTCGGGCGCGTTTGCGCCGCCGACTGGTGTGCGCTTCGACATCTTGAATTTGGATATCGGCGCCACCTTCGGATTTTCCGAGGCAGGCGCTAAGTCGGCCGGGTTCGGCCAGGGCAGTTTTTTTGACGGATATGCTTGATGAACGGTACCAACATTCCTTCGAAGTTCCCTATACCGTTTGCAAACGCAGCCGGCGCGGGCTATATCCGCACGATCCCCGAGGCATCGCAGATCAGTGTGACAGCGGGCGCCGCGTCACTCACCGATGGTTTCGTTCCGTTGAATTTCCTGCCGGTCGCGGCAGGCGGCGTGCCGCCCTCCGGAGCAGATTTCAACGGCATTCTCAACCCGATCACTGCTGCGATCCGCTGGGCCAGCGCAGGGATGGGTTATCCGTTTGACGCGGATTTTGCCGCAGCCATTGATGGCTACCCGCTGGGCGCCCTTATCCCGAAAGCCGATTACTCGGGGTTCTGGCTGAACACGGTCGCCGCGAATTCGTCCAATCCGGACGAGGGTGGCGAAGGGTGGGCGCAGCCCTACGCCTCCCTCAACGGATCCCCCTCAAACCGCTTCAGCGCAGCTGATGCTGTAGCTGCGACTGATGTGGTGAATCTCGAGACGCTTCTCGCGTCCTTCGGGTCGTATAGAGATCTCGCATATTCGACGGCTCCCATTACGCTGTCGGAATTTGAGGGCGTCTTCTATTACACGAAGATCACCGCTGCAACGACATGGACGTTGCCGGCGGCGTCTTCGTTGGCGCTTCGTTCAAGCTGTCGCGTAGCAAACTTCGGGAGCGCCGCGTTGACGGTTGCCTGCGCGAACGGAAATGCTTTTGACGGTCCCGCAGCAGTGCCTGGGGCGACGTCGATTCTCGTCCCTCCTGGTACGTTTGTTGACATCACGGTGACCACGTCAACGGCATTCACGCTGACGGGCGGAACATCGCTTGCGCAATACAACGAATTTCCCGTTGGGGCCGCGGTAAGTTCGTATGCAGCAGCGCAACTGCAGCAAGTGCAAGCGATGCGCGGGCAGTATCAAGGCTATCTTGGTTATACGGGCGCATCTGCTGTTTCGCTCGGTGTATCCGCGCTCGGCAATTGGGTTTCTCTCTACGGTTCGACCGCGCAGACACTGACGCTCCCCCCAATAGGCACTGCCGGGCTAACCACGAATAGCATTATTGATTTCGAGAATACGGGTACGGCTAATTGGGTCATCAGTGTAAGCGATGGTTCCGTGATGTCTGTTGCTACCCAAGCACTAACGGCTGTGACGATTCGACCCGGCGATACTGCGCGCTTTGTTGTTGGGGCGTATTGGACGTTAAGCTCGGGTTCCACACTGCTGCAGTTTAGTCCGATCATAATTGCCACTGCCACGCAACCCGCCCACGCCCTGCAACGCCAGCAAGTTGGCCGCATGACGTTCACGGCCAGCGGCTCGGTTGTTGTGCCTCCAGGCATTACGCAGATTGTTGTGGATGCTTGCGCGGCAGGCGGCGGTGGCGGCGGCGGTGCTTCCGGTACTAGCGGCGTTGGGTCTGGGGGCGGCGGCGGTGGTGCAGGCCAATCGGCGGTGCATCGCTTACTCAACGTAACCCCCGGTGAAACGATCACCGTTACGGTGCCTGCTGCGACTAACGGCGGTACGGCTAATACTGCGGGTGGGAACGGCGGGAATCTTACGATTGTCGGCAGCGTATCAGGCACATTGCTTACCCTTACGGGTGGAACGGGCGGTGGCGGCGGCGTTAATTTAGTGGGCTATGCAGGCGGCGCAGCAGGCGGCGCAGGATACCCGAAAGGGACAGATGGCTCAGATAGTGGTAGCAGCTACGCAGGCGGCGACGGCGGCACGGGCGCGTCAGGGCCTTTCGGCGGCGGCGGTGGTGGTGGGCGCGGCGGCCAATCATCTGGCCTAGTTGGCTCAGTGGCGGGCGGATATGGGACTGGCGGCGGTGCGGGCGGCGGTTATTACATCTCAGGCGCAGGTACAGGAGCCATAGGGTTTGGCGGCTCCCAGGGTTTTGCATACATTCAATGGTAATTTGATGAGCACATACGCGACAGTAAAAGACGGCATCGTCACGAACCTTATCCTCATCGAGGCCGACAGCGTGGTAGTGGTTCCCGATCCCACGAAAGTGAACATAGGCGACAGCTACGCTGACGGCGTTTTCACTCCGGCGAAGACGGAAGAGAACGAAACGACCGCCGGCGCAACCGATAGCGGTACGACATCGACCGCGACTGAAACAGATTCGGCCGCAACCGGGACGACTGCCGCCGAAAGCGGAACGGATCCAACCACTACGCCCGCAGACACGACGAAGTGATCCGCCGCCGACCCAACACCAACCGCCTGAGGGCGGTTTTTTTACGCCTAAAGGAGACGGAAATGCCAAACAGAGAGGGCGGTCGATACAGCCCGCCGATACGTGGCAGGTTGGCAGCGCGGCACACCCTGCTGGCCGAGACTTACATGGGCATCACGATGATTGCCCTCGGCTACAGCGGTCAGACGGGCGGCGATGGGTCGGGCGTCCTGCATCAAGTCCTGGAGCGCATGGGCATCGACGACATCTGGGGCTATTGCTTCATCGTTATCGGGCTCGCCATGGTCTGGTTCTCTCTGAGCGAATTTTTCATCGGACGCCACTGGGACGACAAGACGATTTCATGGTTCGCCACGTGGCGAAAGGGCTGTGCAGCGTCCGCCGGGATTCTGTGGCTCATCGTGGGCTACCTCCTCTCCACCACTTCATTGAGCGCCTTCAAAGGCTTGACCCTGACTGTGCCGGTGCATCTCGCGTTGGCTGCTTATTTCGTGTGGGAGAACAGCCGTGTACGGTTTTTTATCGGTAAAGAGTCACTTGCGCGGGCTCGTTAGCCTGGTCTGCTGCTGCGTTGCTTTCGCTTCTGCGGCGTATGCGGCATCGGTTGTCGTCGTGCCGGTCGAGTCTGCCGGCGACGTCTTCATCAAATACGCCTGGGTGATCTTTATCAGCCTGTCTGGC of Robbsia sp. KACC 23696 contains these proteins:
- a CDS encoding DUF2612 domain-containing protein, yielding MENLIDTKLSQYANSPKMMSLIASLNDAIDPAADIDAFYEMVWNIDTAQGYGLQVWGRIVGVSDVLTVAGGKTLGFDEAGTDSADPFGQSPFYSGEPTTSNYVLAPDAFRQLILIKALANVSNCSIATYNLILMQLFAGRGNAYVTDTGEMSARLTFEFLLSDVEIAILKQSGAFAPPTGVRFDILNLDIGATFGFSEAGAKSAGFGQGSFFDGYA